DNA sequence from the Leptospirillum ferrooxidans C2-3 genome:
CTTTCAAGCCTTCTTTCCGGAACAAGAGTAATCAGTTGAGGGATTGAGTCCAGGGCTTTTTTCTGCATTTCCGATGTAAGCGCCATCTCCAGATTAATCGGCAACTTTCCCCAGGAGAGAAGATCCACCAGATCCTGATCAAGAATATGTCGACGATCTTCCCGCAAGTGACAAACAACCTGACCTGCCCCTGAGGAATGGACGACTTCCGCTGCTAAAAGAGGATCGGGATTTTTTCCCCCTCGGGCATTTCGTAATGTCGCGACATGATCTATATTGACCCCCAACACAATCACATCAGTGGCCTTTTTTGGTTTTTGAGATCGGTCCCATCACAGAAATACCGTAATTCTTACCCCACTCAAGATCTCTAGCCAAAGACTGGATATCTTCCGGTGTCACTTCATCAATCCATTGTTCGATTTTGGAAACAGGAATCTCTTCCCCCCAAGTCAAAAGATTGCGCCCCATCTTGCTCATCCGGCCCGACACACTTTCCAGTCCAAAAAGCAGAGAAGATTTCAACTGATTTTTGGATCGGGCCAACTCATCTTCAGTAAGAGGAACAGATTCAACTCTCTCAATCTCCGAAAGAAGGACACTCTGAAGTTCTTTTCTTTTGGATGGGCGTGTTGAAGCAACGACCCTTACTATTCCTCCATCAGAAAAAGACATTGGCGAAGCATAAACAGAATAGGCCAATCCTCTCTTTTCCCGAACTTCCTGGAAGAGTCTTGAACTCATTCCACCGCCAAGATGGGTTGTGAGCAACCTCAGAGCTGACTGTCTATGGTCACGCTGGGGAATACCCCTGACGCCAATACTCATATGAACCTGTTCAAAGTCTTCATCCGATTCCCATATTCCAAAATTTTCGAATGGGGGATCCTGAGCGATTCGATCCAGTTTTTTCTTGGGAGACTTTCCAAAAGATTTTTCCAGTGTTTTCAGAATCAGTTTCCAATCAACATTGCCAGCGATGGTGATGAACATCGATCCAGAATGATAATTTTCTTGAAAATACTCCATGACGGACCTCTGGGAAAACTTTTGAATAGATTCTTCTGTTCCCAGGATCGGACGGCCAAAAGAGTGATTGGCAAAATACGATGAAAAAAGCTGTTCTGAAACAAGATCCTCAGGATCATCTTTTGCCTCCATCAACTCCTCCAGAACAACTCCTTTTTCTCTCTCAAGTTCTTCCTCATCGAAAACAGATTCACACAGGAGGTCTCCAAGCAAAGAAACTGCCCTGGGCGCATTTTCAGAAAGAACCATCGCATAGAAAGACGTAATTTCCTGACTGGTAAAAGCATTCATTTCTCCACCGAGAAAGTCCATCTCATTAGCGATCTCTTGCGCATTTCTTGTTTTGGTGCCTTTAAAACACATATGTTCCAGAAAGTGAGTCATGCCTCCCTGGGAGATTTCCTCATAACGGCTTCCCGATCTAACCCATACCCCAATTGATGCGGCCCGGCTCTCGGGCATCGGATCCCAGTAAACCGGCAATCCATTCTTTAAAACAGCAGTTACGTATCCCACCTGAAATTCCTTTCAAAAAAACATCATTGTCATCTTGCATTAAACTAAAAGGATATGGACTCATTCTTCACCAGAATACATTGAACAATCCCTACAATCCAAAAAAGAAACAGAAGAGTGGCTCCTCTTGCCAGGAACGTTGAAATCAATCGGAGCATCTCAAGGGACTAAAACTTGAGTTTGATACGGTTGGGAAAGCGGATACAACTCCAATATTTATCCTCTTCAATCAGGAGAACGGAGCAAACTGAGCGTAAAAAAACAACCCGTTTACTCCAGGGAGAGAGAAAAAAGGATCCTTGCCGGCTTCATGCACAGAATCCTTTCTGAACATTCCCTCCCTGAAGATTAAAAAGAACCCAGAACAGTATACACTGCCCATCCCTGGATTCCCCCCTCAATGAGAGGTTATATCATTGCCAATGAGAATGCCCCAGACAATCAGGAATTATCGGTTTGAAGACCAGAGAACATGTCCCCGATAGTTGGCCAACTCTTTTTTGATCGTTTAAAACTTGA
Encoded proteins:
- a CDS encoding M16 family metallopeptidase, whose protein sequence is MGYVTAVLKNGLPVYWDPMPESRAASIGVWVRSGSRYEEISQGGMTHFLEHMCFKGTKTRNAQEIANEMDFLGGEMNAFTSQEITSFYAMVLSENAPRAVSLLGDLLCESVFDEEELEREKGVVLEELMEAKDDPEDLVSEQLFSSYFANHSFGRPILGTEESIQKFSQRSVMEYFQENYHSGSMFITIAGNVDWKLILKTLEKSFGKSPKKKLDRIAQDPPFENFGIWESDEDFEQVHMSIGVRGIPQRDHRQSALRLLTTHLGGGMSSRLFQEVREKRGLAYSVYASPMSFSDGGIVRVVASTRPSKRKELQSVLLSEIERVESVPLTEDELARSKNQLKSSLLFGLESVSGRMSKMGRNLLTWGEEIPVSKIEQWIDEVTPEDIQSLARDLEWGKNYGISVMGPISKTKKGH